The Panicum hallii strain FIL2 chromosome 5, PHallii_v3.1, whole genome shotgun sequence genome contains the following window.
ATAGATAGCCTGATAGCCCACGGCCCAGTAGGACAGAGGCAACAGAGCACATAAAAAACGGACGCTCCAGGCGGCCCCACCTTTCCCCCCGTCTTGTCGCTTCTCGCTTGCGGACTCGAGCTCGACGGCTCCGACTCCGACTCCGAACGCACCACCGCAGAAATCTCCCCTCCCTCCCGCGGTCCTGCCTGCTGCCTCCCAGTCTCGGCCCTGCGTCCTCCCTCGGGGCCCGCGCGTCCGACGGCGTGCGGCGCACGCGCTGCATCGGTTCTTCATGGGATATCATCGTTCCTTGGCTCCTTGCGGGCCATCCGCAATTCAGCATCGTCGTGCCGTGTCTCCTGGGTAAGTTACCCTACCCTTTGAAATCTGTGATACGAAGTGCTCGAGTATAATGTGATAATGTTTGATTGCGATGTGTTTAAAAGGGATTACTGTCTGGGAAATGTAGGATACATCTTGCAAAAATTTGTTGCAACCTGTCTTTTTTTTTGTCGCTGTTGCCATGTTTTATCCGTTTTGTTATGCGGCTATTCGATGAGTTCAAACTTAAATTTAATTGCATATTATGCTCTACTTCCGTTTGAAGCATTTGTATTTAGCCGGTTAGTTTTCATCACGGGATATAAATCCCTAGCTTTGCCACTGGAACCCAAGCTGTAGAACAGGGATTAcattggatttttttttttgatgcAGCAACGGGGGGATGAGTATCCCCACCTGATTAATTTACCATTGATCCCGGCAACTGCCGGTAGTGGACGGTGCGAGCACCGGGGTACAACAGGTGTGCCAAGGCACAGATTAAAGAGCAAGGTAAGGGGGGATGTTACATTCTGAATAAAGAGCTCCAGGTGTCTGAGATGTGTACATTGGAATTTTTGGGGCGAGTAATTTGGACGAAGGCTTGATTGAGCCAGCAGCATCCAACCCAGTGTGCATTATCCAGGATGCCACGTCAGATTACATGCAATTCAAGTAAAACTGTAGAGGTGGAACCAATTTAAGCATTTTAAAAGTAGAGGGACAAAGGTCACCTGGTGGCACAAGTAGAAAAAACGAGTGAGCCAACCTTTTTTTTACCTTTCCCAAATCATTGTCAAGAATGGGGCTTCACACTGCTCTCATACATGCCTAGAAAATATATTTCTCCTGACCTATTCACTTAGTTGCCTCATAAGAAAAGAATTTCACATTCTCTGAACCTTCAGCAAGAACTTCAAGATACCTTGGAACCGGTGGCATATCAACATCTATCACCCCTTCCAGAATTTTGACAATTTCCCCCATTGTTGGTCTGGAACTTTCATTACCTTGAACACACCAGCAAGCAACCTTGCATGCTCTTTCTAGCTCCCTTTCATTTACACCATTCATCAATCCTTCCGCCAACAGTCCCTGTACTTCTCCTTCACGAAGCTTCCTCGCAACTAACATGGGAAAAAATGTTTCCATGCTTGCCTCTCTGTGCTCCAGATTCCTCCTTCCTGAAATGATCTCGAAGAGCACCATTCCATAGCTGAAAACATCTGCCTTTGTTGTGATGGCTTCACCACTTATCCATTCCGGTGCAAGATATCCAATGGTTCCTCTCATAGATGTTAGAACTCTGCTAAAATCACGACCTAATAACTTCGCCAGTCCAAAGTCTGCCACTTTCGGAACAAATGAAGCATCCAACAGTATGTTTTCTGGCTTGATATCGCAGTGTATGATGGAATCCCTGCACTCCTCATGCAGATAAGCCAAACCCTTGGCAATCCCTACAGCTATTTGATATCTCATTTTCCAACTCAAAGTGGTACAGCTACTACCAAACAAATGTTTATCAAGTGAACCATTGGGCATATATTCATACACAAGCAATCTTTTCACTCCTTCAGAACAAAACCCAAGCAGCCGAATCAAGTTAATGTGATGAATATTTCCTATGGTGCTCACCTCTGTTCTGAATTGCTTTTCCCCCTGATGAAAGCCCTCGAGCTTTTTGACTGCCACTGCAGTGGTGTCTGATACCACCCCTTTGAAAACAGAGCCGAAAGATCCTGCACCCAACAGCTCTGAGAAGTTTCTTGTTAGGAGTTGCAAATTACTGTATTTGAAACTGATCAAAGACCCATCAACATGATTTAAACCATTATTTATTTTCCTTCTTCTATGAAGAAAATACAAAATGGGCACACCAAAAATTAGAACAATAAATCCACCGATGATTATCCCAATAAGCCGCAACTTCTTATTTTCTGAGTTGGATAGTTCTGATGCAGCCACTCTAATAAAGATACCatcacttgatccatcaatattATCTTGAAGATTCATCAAATTGTTGTACCAAACCAAACAAGTGCCACTATGAGAGTAAGCTGTGCAAGAGCAGTTGTTCAGGCAAATCAACTCACACTCATGAATATTGGTTACATCGATGCTCTTCGCATTATCTGGCAACTTCACACCATTAATAGCATAGAATCTATCATGCTTCACCTTCGTTGAGCCATTGGTGCCACACTGCAGCGGGATGTTTCTCCTACAGCCTGTTGTCTGGTCATCTAGTTTCCAATTGTTTGGGTGATTCTCACTGAAGCCCTTGAGACAACTGCATGGTGAAGCAGCATTCTCGCTGCACTTGCTGTATTCCCCACACACCCCATAAACACTGCACTTAGCTTTTGGTTTCGTGAAAGCCATTGTCCATGCTTGCTGTGCCTCTGCCCATACCCAAGTCTGAAACAGGCCTGATACATCAATAATAGTTCTTGTGAATAATAGTGCATCATTCTTAATATTGTACGTGAAATAGGCCTCTTCATCATTGTCAACAAACTGGAAAATAAACCTTGAGCTGGGATAGGGATTGGCAGGTGACATCTCTGGCACGCCACCAAATCCAGTTTTATTAGTCCCGTTGCCAGTAGTCCAGTACACTACCGAGCTATTCCATTGGAGAATATATTGCATTGACCCATTGGGATCCAACTGAATTGAGAACATCCCTGGTGCTGGGTCACCTCGGTCTTTCCAAGAGATCATCCGTTTGATGACGCCAGTTTTTTTGTTGCGGCTGAGCTTGTTTCCTGGGAGCCATGTGTCTGTGAAATCATCAAAACTTTGCCATAACACAGCAGAGGTATTAGACTCATGTCTGACTAAAAGGTTTCCATTGTTGAGGAGCACGGCAACTGTAGAACTAACAGCTGTGTTGTTCTTAATATTGGTAGACCAGATGGGAGATTTTGAGTGGTTAACTAGGAGAACAAAGTCACCATCATCTGAGATGGTTAGGCTTGATGAGACTGGATCAGAGATTGGTTTCTCTCTGTTCGCCACCCACACTATAGTCTGTTCTGGGATTTTATTGTACCAGATGCCTATGTACCACTTGCCATTCGATCCTTCAGCTACAGATGCAGTTACAGATCAGATCATAAACCAATTATGCTACAGAAAAAAATTGAACTCCTTGCATTCTAATTCAGAGATTATCACCGTGGAAGGTTTTGTTGTCTATTCTAGTACTTGTAACATTGGACTTGAACGTGAAATTCTATATTATGTGTAAATCACTTTAGGACTTCTCTACCGATCACTTTCTGGGGAAAAAATCCCTTCAAAAACTTCACAATTTGTTCATCTGTATGTCTATAACACGGCATATGTGTGTTTTCCTTTAAGAGTTAAGACTCACCTGCAGGCTGAAAGAATCCCAGTGCAAAATTGCTGTCCTGAGAGATAAGCTTCTGGTTCCCCGAGAGCTGCTGGTTCATAGTGAGGGTATCGGAGGCATGCAATGGAGACTGTTTGAGAGACAGAAGCAGTAAAAGCAAGGATAGGGTGCATGAACAAAGCCGTGTAGCCATACAAGAAATCAAGGCGGAAAAGATGGCCTTCACTTTCCAAGGTGAGAAAGGGCTACCTGCTATGAACTGAGAGTTCAGAAACGCATTGGCTGTTTATATGTGAAGCTATTCCTGATACTCATAGCATTAATCTGACTTTTGTACGTATTCCAGTCTGCTTCTCTCTGGGGGAATCCGGTGCTGTGACGCTCTCCTGATGTTGAAGCCGTTAGTTAAAAATGGCCCTTCTTTGGATGTACATTTCAGTCAGCAATGATGCTATATTCTGAACAACGGTCTGTGATAATTCTGGTTATCAAGTAGGGTCTATTCTATGCAGGCTGACTCGTATTGTGTCTGCATTCCCCAGGATCGTTGAATTGGCAGAGAAATAGGGGATCATGATGCCGGCCAGGCTCTGATAAACGTTAAGAACATAGTATGTTGCTGAATCTCCACCCTATGACAAGGGATGGTGGCAGCCCAAGATGAGCTGATGACTATGCAGTCAGTGGTCAGCCAGCAGGAACGACCTCTGCCATGTTCAAAGTCAGTAAGTTGCATCATCTGCAGTTAACAATTAGGGAACTTGTTGACTTATCTGGCTTTTGGGCATCACATTTCTTCCCCACTTGGGTTTGATTATCTTTCCGTCGATGTTCTGGAATTAGTGCAGATTAGTCGTATGAACCTTGACACCTGGATCGATTTTTGTCGGAACTTGGAGCAGACGGACAATCTTATAGGCCGTTTTCAAATCGATCTGCTAGGCAATGTTGCTGTAGACCAGTTTCAGCAGATTGCCGGATTAGCTGATCTGTTGGGCTTTTTTATACCTCTAATGGGCCTCTTGTTCCCTACAGGTTTGGGACATTATGAGACACTAGTGGGCCTTAAGGTTGTTCTCAAGCGGGCATTGTACTTAAATTAGCGTCAATTCTATACATCTTCTGGAAAAAAAAATTCTTCCCCACCTTCCAGTGTTTGAGATTCGCGCAACACTTCCTATCCATTCGATTTTTTAGCCCCACCACCATCTCCATCGCACGCCCCACCGCCCTCTGCTCCCGTCGCACTGGCCCCTCCccaccgcgcgccgccgccgccgcgctcgcccTTCCGCTCCTTGCTTCCACTGCACGCCGTCGCTGCGGtcgcccccccacccccgctCCCCACCACGCGCCATGGCCGCCCCCATCCCCTACTCCCCGCCACGCGCCGCCACCGGTGAGACTTTTACCGCGTGTTACGGCTGCGGCCGGGTCTCCACCCCGTGCCTCCGGCCGCACGTCGCCGGAGAAGAAGACATGCTAATCCATTTTGAAAAAATATGTTAATCTAGATTTTGATAAATGTCGAATCTATTCTCTTGGGATGttgaaatagtttgtaaaaaaTGTTAAAGGTAGTATTTTTTTTCAACATGTTGATGTATGTGTTTATGAAAAATGTTGAACCTACTATTTTCAAATGTTGAACTTTTTTTCGAAAATATTGATTCTAATATGGGTCGAATGGACTTTATAGGTACATAGCTTATCCATCTTCGGAAGTTATATAGAAGCCCCCTAGATTAGTGCTGTAAGAATTATTAAAAAAAAAGATTAGTACTTTAAGAGGTGGATGATCAAGATAAAATGGGGAAGCCAACGAACTAACCGTATACTGTTATGCATGAACGTGTGGCACGATTTGATTGGAATATGATGTGAGGATAATTAGTTAGTTTTAATGTTAAACTTGAAATGCACAGTTCGAATGCATGGAGTGAGTTGGCACCGTTGAAAATGCATTTAGCTATGAAACACGACTACACGAGTGCCTTGCAACCACATGTGCAGGTAGTTGGGTTCGAATGATTGGTGTTACCGTGTTAGCTATGTTAGTCAACGTTTGTGATCCCAAGGCTTAGCTGCCCAACGACGCCTGATCGAGCTAGTACATGGAGCACACGAGCATCAAGTTGACAGTTTCAAAAGCTCAAATCAGCTCCGACAAGCAGCTCTGTAACTCCAAACTAGCCTCAGCTCATCTTGGGACGCGAGTCCAGAATCCAGATGAAGCAACTCCAATCTCGCCGGACCAGACGAGGGCTTCCGTCCTGAAACCGCTAGCTTCCCTCGCTTCCATGCCAGCCGGGCCGGTTCTTACCTCCAGGAGCCATCGGGGGCCCGAGCGGGTGTGGCATCTCCGCAGCCCGCCGCTGGAGCTCGCTATGCCGAGCCGGTGCGAGCGCAGTCGCGCGGCGGAAGGCAAGCGCCCCTAAAGCCGCGGCCCGCGGGAGCATGTGAGCAACTACCGTAGCCGGCTATTTAAAACTGGTTAGAATCCTTTTGAACCGGGAACGATGACAGACAAAGGTTGATGGGTTAGATGGGTGGATCTATGTACTTCCAGCACTGCTGGGTTTCGCGGGAGTCAGGGGAAGGAGGAAACAGACTTAACCAGAGGGCTATATGAGGTTGTAGGGAGAAATTTAAAAATATTCGGATGGCGATCCGAGGCCTTGTTCAGATGCACTCAaaatgttataatttttacGCTCTCTCTCCATCGCATCAATTTTAGAATCCAtacatggagcagtaaatgtatgtaaaaaaataactaattgcacagtttaattatacatcacgagacgaatcttttaagcctaattagtccatgattagataaaatttgtcaaatacaaacgaaaacgctacagttccaaatgttataaagttttgcaatctaaacggggCCTGAGTTAGGATGTTATAAATGATAGGACTGTGTTAAAAATATCTGGACCATAATTAATAATCGTGATCCAAATTAAATTAGGTGGCTGTATGAAAATAAATAGGAGTTGCTTCTGCAAAACTCCCGATAGCTATCTCCGGTGGTCCGCCGCGGCTCACCGGAGGAgttgcctcttcttcctctcgccAGCCTCGCAGCAGCCCTAAGCTGCGTGGAGCAAAGGGGTTTGGATTTTCCAGTTGGTATTCAGCCCCAGCTGGACACGAGCCACGGAGGAACCGTCTCACACCGCGCTCGTCGTGAACCCGTCAccgcgccgcaccgccgctGGTCGCCGCACTCCCTTCCCTCCCGCGGTCTCCGGCAAGACGGAACTGCGTCCAATGCGGTGCTGCGTCGGTTCTTCATGGGCTCATACCCCGTGCGGTCCTCCGCCATTCAGCATCAAAATGCGCTGTCCCCCGAGCAAGTAACCCTAACCTTTGAAATCTGGATCAATGCGCTCGAGTACAGTGTCATAGTGTCTGATTGTGATGTGATCACTAGGCATTATTGGAGGCATATATGATACATCTTGCAATGTTTTGTTTTAGCTTCGGTGTCAGCTCTGCTATTATACATCGGTTGCCATGTTTCGTCGGTTCTGGTGTGCCGTTCATCAATGAGTTCAAGTTTCTTTTTTAATCATGCCTGTGCTCTACTTAGTTTTGTTAAGCCTAGGTGTGGGGGAACCATTTGGTATTTGTCCGATTAGTTTTCTGCCCGGGATGTGTTGACATCCTGCCTCTGCCACTGCAATCTAGCTAGCAGAATTGGCACCAGATTAGATCATTTGGGAAATTTCTTATGTGATGAGTCGTCTTGATGAAGTCTTGACTGAGCCATCCAACCAAGTATCCAGGGAGTCCATGTCAGATTACATGCAATTCAAGTTAATGAGTAGGAACCAATTACAAAGGTGATCTGGTGGCAGTAGTAGAACACAAAATGCGGCAACCTTTGATTTATTTTATTTAACTCATTGTAAGGGGCTTTACACCGAAGCCATCACTGTTAATTACACTATAGCATCATACTCTTATGTTTATGGAAGACCTATTTTTTGTGACATATTCACGTAGTTGATTAATAGGAAAAGAATTTCAAATTCTTTGAACCTTCAGCAAGAATGTTAAGATACCTTGGGACTGGTGGCATTGCAACATCTACCAACCCTTCCAGAATTTTGACCACTTCCCCCATTGTTGGTCTGGAACTTTCACTATCTTGAACACACCAGCAAGCAACCTTGCACGCTCTTTCTAGCTCTACACTCACATCATTGGTTAATTCAGAACCAAACAATGTATGTACTTCTTCTTCAAGAAGCTTCCTTGCAACCAACACAGGAAAGAATGTTTCCATGTTTGTCTCTGAGTGCTCCAGATTCCTCTTTCCCGATATGATCTCAAAAAGCATCATTCCATAGCTGAAGACGTCTGCCTTTGTTGTAATGGCTTCACCACTTATCCATTCTGGTGCAAGATATCCTACAGTGCCCCTCATAGACGTTAATACTCTGCTGAAGTCCCGACCTAATAACTTTGCCAATCCAAAGTCTGCCACTTTTGGAACAAATGAAGCATCCAACAATATATTCTGTGGTTTGATGTCGCAGTGTATGATGCAATCCCGACATTCCTCGTGCAGATAAGCCAAACCCTTGGCAATCCCTACAGCGATTTGGTGTTTTATTTTCCAATTCAAAGTGACAGAACCACTATCAAATAGATGTTTATCAAGTGAACCATTGGGCATATACTCATAGACTAGTAATCTCTTTGCTCCTTCAGAACAAAACCCAAGCAACCGGATCAAGTTCATATGATGAATATTTCCAATGGTGCTCACCTCAGCCCTGAACTGCTTCTCCCCCTGATGAAAGCCCTCTAGCTTTTTGACTGCCAATGTAGTTGTGTCTGGTAGAACCCCTTTGAAAACAGTGCCAAAAGACCCTGCGCCCAACCTCTCTGAGAAGTTTCTTGTTAGAAACTGCAAATCACTATATTTGAAACTAATCAAAGGCCCGTCACCTTGATTTATACTACCAATTCTACTTCTTTTATAGAGAAAATATATGATGGTTATCCCCAAGCTTAGAATGATAAATCCACCGATGATTATACAAATGATCCACCATTTCTTTGTTCCTGAATTAGGTATTTCTGATGCGTCCAATCTAATAAAGATTCTATCACTTGATCCACCAGTACTGTCTTGTAGGTTCATCAAATGATTGTGCCAAACCAAGCATGTTCTATTATGTGAGTAAGCTGTGCAAGAGCAATTGCTGAGGCAAATTAACTCACAATCATGAATATTGGCAGCGTTGACAATGTGTGCACTATCAGGCAATTTCACATTATTAATTAGGTAGAATCTATCTTGCTTCGTCACAGAGCTATTATTCACACATTTCAATGGAACATTTCTCCTACAGCCTGCTGTATTGTCATTTAATACCCAGTTGTTTGGGTTATTCTCAGTGAAGCCCTTGAGGCAACTGCATGATGCCGCAGCATTCTCACTGCACATGCTGTTTTCCCCACACGTTCCATAGACACTGCACTTAGCTTTTGGTTGCGTGAAAAAAGTCACCCATGCTTGTGCTGCCTCCATCCATACAAAAGCCTGGAACAAACCTGAGACATCAATGATAGCTCTAGTAAATATTTGTACATCACTCTTAACAGTGTACGTGAAGTATGTTTCCTCATCATTGTCAACAAACTGGAATGTATATCCTGAGTTCGGATATGAATTGGTAGGTGATAATTCTGGCACACCATTGAATGAATTGCCAGTCCAGTTACCAGAAGCCCAGTAAACAACCGAGTTGTTCCATAGGAGGACATATTGTGTTGAGCCTTTTGGATCCAACCCAATAGAGAACATTCCAGGTGTTGGGTCACCTCGGTCTTTCCAAGAGGTCATCCGTTTGACAATACCGGTTTTCTTGTTGCGGCTGAGCTTGTTTCCTGGGAGCCATGTGTCTGTGATATCGTCAAAACTTTGCCATAGTTCAATGGAGGTATTGGAGCCATGTCTGACTACAAGGTTCCCGGTGTTGAGGAGCACAGCGATTGTGGAATTGGCAGGTTTGTTGTTTTTAATGTTGGTAGACCACGTTGGAGATTCGGAATGATTAGATAGAATAACAAGATTACCATCATCTGAGATGATTAGGTTTGACGAGACTGGATCAGAGACTGGTTTCTCTCTGTTAGCCACCCACACTAAAGTTTGTCCCGGGATTTTATTGTACCAAATACCTATGTACCACTTGCCA
Protein-coding sequences here:
- the LOC112893743 gene encoding G-type lectin S-receptor-like serine/threonine-protein kinase At2g19130, whose amino-acid sequence is MATRLCSCTLSLLLLLLSLKQSPLHASDTLTMNQQLSGNQKLISQDSNFALGFFQPAAEGSNGKWYIGIWYNKIPEQTIVWVANREKPISDPVSSSLTISDDGDFVLLVNHSKSPIWSTNIKNNTAVSSTVAVLLNNGNLLVRHESNTSAVLWQSFDDFTDTWLPGNKLSRNKKTGVIKRMISWKDRGDPAPGMFSIQLDPNGSMQYILQWNSSVVYWTTGNGTNKTGFGGVPEMSPANPYPSSRFIFQFVDNDEEAYFTYNIKNDALLFTRTIIDVSGLFQTWVWAEAQQAWTMAFTKPKAKCSVYGVCGEYSKCSENAASPCSCLKGFSENHPNNWKLDDQTTGCRRNIPLQCGTNGSTKVKHDRFYAINGVKLPDNAKSIDVTNIHECELICLNNCSCTAYSHSGTCLVWYNNLMNLQDNIDGSSDGIFIRVAASELSNSENKKLRLIGIIIGGFIVLIFGVPILYFLHRRRKINNGLNHVDGSLISFKYSNLQLLTRNFSELLGAGSFGSVFKGVVSDTTAVAVKKLEGFHQGEKQFRTEVSTIGNIHHINLIRLLGFCSEGVKRLLVYEYMPNGSLDKHLFGSSCTTLSWKMRYQIAVGIAKGLAYLHEECRDSIIHCDIKPENILLDASFVPKVADFGLAKLLGRDFSRVLTSMRGTIGYLAPEWISGEAITTKADVFSYGMVLFEIISGRRNLEHREASMETFFPMLVARKLREGEVQGLLAEGLMNGVNERELERACKVACWCVQGNESSRPTMGEIVKILEGVIDVDMPPVPRYLEVLAEGSENVKFFSYEATK
- the LOC112893744 gene encoding G-type lectin S-receptor-like serine/threonine-protein kinase At2g19130, yielding MATWLSPHGISLLILLLSLQSSPSHASDTLTANQRLSGNQKMISQDGNFVLGFFQPAVEGSDGKWYIGIWYNKIPGQTLVWVANREKPVSDPVSSNLIISDDGNLVILSNHSESPTWSTNIKNNKPANSTIAVLLNTGNLVVRHGSNTSIELWQSFDDITDTWLPGNKLSRNKKTGIVKRMTSWKDRGDPTPGMFSIGLDPKGSTQYVLLWNNSVVYWASGNWTGNSFNGVPELSPTNSYPNSGYTFQFVDNDEETYFTYTVKSDVQIFTRAIIDVSGLFQAFVWMEAAQAWVTFFTQPKAKCSVYGTCGENSMCSENAAASCSCLKGFTENNPNNWVLNDNTAGCRRNVPLKCVNNSSVTKQDRFYLINNVKLPDSAHIVNAANIHDCELICLSNCSCTAYSHNRTCLVWHNHLMNLQDSTGGSSDRIFIRLDASEIPNSGTKKWWIICIIIGGFIILSLGITIIYFLYKRSRIGSINQGDGPLISFKYSDLQFLTRNFSERLGAGSFGTVFKGVLPDTTTLAVKKLEGFHQGEKQFRAEVSTIGNIHHMNLIRLLGFCSEGAKRLLVYEYMPNGSLDKHLFDSGSVTLNWKIKHQIAVGIAKGLAYLHEECRDCIIHCDIKPQNILLDASFVPKVADFGLAKLLGRDFSRVLTSMRGTVGYLAPEWISGEAITTKADVFSYGMMLFEIISGKRNLEHSETNMETFFPVLVARKLLEEEVHTLFGSELTNDVSVELERACKVACWCVQDSESSRPTMGEVVKILEGLVDVAMPPVPRYLNILAEGSKNLKFFSY